The proteins below come from a single Drosophila busckii strain San Diego stock center, stock number 13000-0081.31 chromosome X, ASM1175060v1, whole genome shotgun sequence genomic window:
- the LOC108606529 gene encoding chymotrypsin-1, giving the protein MKLAVSCVVLSALLGCSLAMPEGRVAGGDDAELGQLPYQGALSIGGSYNCGAAIIAPLFALTALTCVCSEGSNRPWPPQMFQVSAGTIDLYQGGQRIVVEEIILNPNYNELQVGMALLRLRQPFVFNDQVQAIALATVNPPIGAEIDISGWGRTKATETDMHRTLQIGNAYVEPERACLNADSSIQSNDQVLCVGHSRKQGICRGDMGGPAVYNNELVGLGVQLLGECGGSLPERFISIAANYDWIQSQIA; this is encoded by the exons ATGAAATTAGCTGTGAGCTGTGTTGTCTTGAGCGCCTTGTTGGGCTGCTCTTTGGCCATGCCCGAGGGACGCGTTGCTGGCGGCGACGATGCCGAGCTGGGTCAGCTGCCCTACCAGGGTGCACTCTCCATTGGCGGCAGCTACAACTGCGGCGCTGCCATCATCGCCCCGCTCTTTGCCCTCACCGCCCTCACCTGCGTCTGCTCCGAAGGCAGCAACCGTCC ATGGCCACCACAGATGTTCCAGGTGTCTGCCGGCACCATAGACCTGTACCAAGGCGGCCAGCGCATTGTCGTCGAGGAGATCATCCTGAACCCCAACTACAATGAGCTGCAGGTCGGCAtggcgctgctgcgtctgcgcCAGCCGTTCGTCTTTAACGATCAGGTCCAGGCCATAGCCCTGGCCACCGTCAACCCACCCATTGGCGCCGAGATCGACATCTCCGGCTGGGGACGCACCAAGGCAACCGAAACCGACATGCACCGCACTCTCCAAATCGGCAACGCCTATGTTGAGCCGGAACGTGCCTGCCTGAACGCCGACAGCTCAATCCAGAGCAACGACCAGGTCCTGTGTGTGGGACATAGTCGCAAGCAGGGCATTTGCAGAGGCGACATGGGCGGCCCAGCGGTCTACAACAACGAGCTTGTCGGCTTGGGAGTCCAGCTCTTGGGCGAGTGCGGCGGCTCCTTGCCAGAGCGCTTCATCAGCATTGCTGCCAACTACGACTGGATCCAAAGCCAAATTGCCTAA
- the LOC108606526 gene encoding carboxypeptidase D isoform X2 — protein sequence MILRTLQLLQVLLLILACQSYSDAKMVSTDPLLPEPRAYMPDAQNLDFVYHDHEELTRFLRATSARYPNLTALYSIGKSIQGRDLWVMVVSSSPYEHMVGKPDVKYVGNIHGNEPVGREMLLHLIQYFVSSYNTDQYVKWLLDNTRIHILPTMNPDGYAVSKEGTCDGGQGRYNARGFDLNRNFPDYFKQNNKRGQPETDAVKDWISKIQFVLSGSLHGGALVASYPYDNTPNSRICRSSALCAMFQTYAAAPSLTPDDDVFKHLSLVYARNHAKMSRGVACKSATPAFENGITNGAAWYPLTGGMQDYNYVWYGCMEITLEISCCKFPPAYELKKYWEDNQLSLIKFLAEAHRGVQGFVFDPAGMPIERASIKIKGRDVGFQTTKYGEFWRILLPGYYKAEVFAEGYAPREVEFVIVEQHPTLLNVTLQASKRIEGVGAGVPSFYRPMQSPQQHYRPGGPPPPPPPYAGAASNDNGIFSTISNGLNSLYSNIFG from the exons ATGATTTTGCGGActctccagctgctgcaagtgctgctgctgatcctcGCCTGCCAGAGCTACAGCGATGCCAAAATGGTAAGCACGGACCCATTGCTGCCAGAGCCACGTGCCTACATGCCAGATGCCCAGAACCTTGACTTTGTCTATCACGACCATGAAGAGCTGACGCGTTTCCTCAG GGCCACCAGTGCACGTTATCCCAATCTCACGGCGCTCTATTCCATTGGCAAGTCCATACAGGGTCGCGACTTGTGGGTCATGGTGGTGAGCTCATCGCCGTATGAGCACATGGTGGGCAAGCCGGATGTCAAATACGTGGGCAATATACACGGCAATGAGCCCGTGGGACGTGAAATGCTGCTGCATCTCATCCAATATTTTGTGAGCAGCTACAATACGGATCAGTACGTGAAATGGCTGCTGGATAATACACGCATTCATATACTGCCCACCATGAATCCGGATGGCTATGCTGTCTCCAAAGAGGGCACTTGCGACGGGGGCCAGGGACG CTACAATGCACGTGGCTTTGATTTGAATCGCAATTTTCCGGACTACTTTAAGCAGAACAATAAGCGTGGTCAACCGGAAACGGATGCTGTCAAGGATTGGATATcgaaaatacaatttgtgctGAGCGGCAGCTTGCATGGCGGAGCCTTGGTGGCCAGTTATCCGTACGACAACACGCCCAACTCCA GAATCTGCCGTTCGTCTGCTCTCTGCGCGA TGTTCCAGACCTATGCGGCAGCGCCGTCTCTTACGCCAGACGACGATGTCTTTAAGCATCTCTCTCTTGTTTATGCTCGCAACCATGCCAAGATGTCACGTGGAGTAGCCTGCAAGTCGGCCACTCCTGCCTTTGAGAACGGCATTACCAATGGCGCCGCCTGGTATCCTTTGACGGGCGGCATGCAGGATTACAATTACGTTTGGTATGGTTGCATGGAAATAACATTGGAAATCTCTTGCTGCAAATTTCCGCCAGCCTATGAGCTTAAAAAGTATTGGGAGGACAATCAGCTG TCGTTGATTAAATTTCTGGCCGAGGCACATCGCGGCGTGCAAGGCTTTGTCTTTGATCCCGCGGGTATGCCCATTGAGCGCGCTTCCATTAAGATCAAGGGACGCGATGTTGGCTTCCAGACAACCAAGTATGGTGAATTTTGGCGTATTCTCTTGCCTGGCTACTACAAGGCCGAG GTCTTTGCCGAGGGCTATGCGCCGCGTGAAGTTGAGTTTGTTATTGTGGAGCAGCATCCCACGTTGCTCAATGTGACGCTGCAAGCTTCCAAG CGCATTGAGGGCGTTGGAGCTGGTGTACCTTCATTCTATCGGCCCATGCAGTCACCGCAGCAGCACTACCGACCAGGCGgtccgccgccaccaccaccaccctaTGCTGGCGCCGCCTCAAATGATAATGGCATATTTTCAACCATAAGTAATGGCCTAAATAGCTTGTATTCGAATATATTTGGTTGA
- the LOC108606526 gene encoding carboxypeptidase D isoform X1 → MILRTLQLLQVLLLILACQSYSDAKMVSTDPLLPEPRAYMPDAQNLDFVYHDHEELTRFLRATSARYPNLTALYSIGKSIQGRDLWVMVVSSSPYEHMVGKPDVKYVGNIHGNEPVGREMLLHLIQYFVSSYNTDQYVKWLLDNTRIHILPTMNPDGYAVSKEGTCDGGQGRYNARGFDLNRNFPDYFKQNNKRGQPETDAVKDWISKIQFVLSGSLHGGALVASYPYDNTPNSRLLKGICRSSALCAMFQTYAAAPSLTPDDDVFKHLSLVYARNHAKMSRGVACKSATPAFENGITNGAAWYPLTGGMQDYNYVWYGCMEITLEISCCKFPPAYELKKYWEDNQLSLIKFLAEAHRGVQGFVFDPAGMPIERASIKIKGRDVGFQTTKYGEFWRILLPGYYKAEVFAEGYAPREVEFVIVEQHPTLLNVTLQASKRIEGVGAGVPSFYRPMQSPQQHYRPGGPPPPPPPYAGAASNDNGIFSTISNGLNSLYSNIFG, encoded by the exons ATGATTTTGCGGActctccagctgctgcaagtgctgctgctgatcctcGCCTGCCAGAGCTACAGCGATGCCAAAATGGTAAGCACGGACCCATTGCTGCCAGAGCCACGTGCCTACATGCCAGATGCCCAGAACCTTGACTTTGTCTATCACGACCATGAAGAGCTGACGCGTTTCCTCAG GGCCACCAGTGCACGTTATCCCAATCTCACGGCGCTCTATTCCATTGGCAAGTCCATACAGGGTCGCGACTTGTGGGTCATGGTGGTGAGCTCATCGCCGTATGAGCACATGGTGGGCAAGCCGGATGTCAAATACGTGGGCAATATACACGGCAATGAGCCCGTGGGACGTGAAATGCTGCTGCATCTCATCCAATATTTTGTGAGCAGCTACAATACGGATCAGTACGTGAAATGGCTGCTGGATAATACACGCATTCATATACTGCCCACCATGAATCCGGATGGCTATGCTGTCTCCAAAGAGGGCACTTGCGACGGGGGCCAGGGACG CTACAATGCACGTGGCTTTGATTTGAATCGCAATTTTCCGGACTACTTTAAGCAGAACAATAAGCGTGGTCAACCGGAAACGGATGCTGTCAAGGATTGGATATcgaaaatacaatttgtgctGAGCGGCAGCTTGCATGGCGGAGCCTTGGTGGCCAGTTATCCGTACGACAACACGCCCAACTCCA GGCTCCTCAAAGGAATCTGCCGTTCGTCTGCTCTCTGCGCGA TGTTCCAGACCTATGCGGCAGCGCCGTCTCTTACGCCAGACGACGATGTCTTTAAGCATCTCTCTCTTGTTTATGCTCGCAACCATGCCAAGATGTCACGTGGAGTAGCCTGCAAGTCGGCCACTCCTGCCTTTGAGAACGGCATTACCAATGGCGCCGCCTGGTATCCTTTGACGGGCGGCATGCAGGATTACAATTACGTTTGGTATGGTTGCATGGAAATAACATTGGAAATCTCTTGCTGCAAATTTCCGCCAGCCTATGAGCTTAAAAAGTATTGGGAGGACAATCAGCTG TCGTTGATTAAATTTCTGGCCGAGGCACATCGCGGCGTGCAAGGCTTTGTCTTTGATCCCGCGGGTATGCCCATTGAGCGCGCTTCCATTAAGATCAAGGGACGCGATGTTGGCTTCCAGACAACCAAGTATGGTGAATTTTGGCGTATTCTCTTGCCTGGCTACTACAAGGCCGAG GTCTTTGCCGAGGGCTATGCGCCGCGTGAAGTTGAGTTTGTTATTGTGGAGCAGCATCCCACGTTGCTCAATGTGACGCTGCAAGCTTCCAAG CGCATTGAGGGCGTTGGAGCTGGTGTACCTTCATTCTATCGGCCCATGCAGTCACCGCAGCAGCACTACCGACCAGGCGgtccgccgccaccaccaccaccctaTGCTGGCGCCGCCTCAAATGATAATGGCATATTTTCAACCATAAGTAATGGCCTAAATAGCTTGTATTCGAATATATTTGGTTGA